A window of Halichoerus grypus chromosome 12, mHalGry1.hap1.1, whole genome shotgun sequence contains these coding sequences:
- the ZNF425 gene encoding zinc finger protein 425, whose product MAEPAPVRMTFDDVALYFSEQEWEILEKWQKEMYQQVMKTNYETLDSLGGVFSKPDLISWIEQGRMLLIRDQGPLEKNMTLSPSTDEQWDLQKTGKLAYFGDQGTLRAKEEEGHLNGLLKQGSCATLPGEERKILSDQRATLQHPSLQEIGIVHKNLDLRASNQDKSNPWHKLVDTPGHLEIPPGPRFYSCFVCGKVFQLKRDLVKHKRNHAKSQPCKYSKHKNKSRGNPELRWNRMILCKKKRFQCGKCEKSYYLKCSLITHHQVVHTGQRPFPCPECDKTFQCKATLKKHLCLHKREKPFSCEQCGKGFTEQCKLTEHLRVHTGEKPFQCPECNRSFRQQRSLKAHLCQHNEKKPFHCPECGRSFSRKAAMKAHQRIHSGEKPFSCDECGRKFTHKTKLTEHIRVHTGEKPFQCPECKKSFRLKRSLKAHLFQHSGKKPFQCPECDRSFSWKNAMKAHQRLHSEEKPFSCGECGKRFTRPSKLTRHSRVHNRQKEFSCDECKKTFPRQSRLTEHLKVHTKEKPFSCSECSRSFSRHSHLTEHMRLHSGEEPFQCPECDKSFFWKASMKFHQRIHRGEKPFACGECGKTYTQQSQLTEHKRIHSGEKPFQCPECNKSFRLKGNLKSHLLQHSDKKPFSCVKCGKSFTQQYRLTEHIRVHSGEKPFQCPECDKSYCIRGSLKVHLHTHSGEKPFRCSECGKGFLQKRSLKTHLHHHRGERPFSCDECGRSFTYMGALNTHVAVHAREKPFSV is encoded by the exons GTGGCGTTTTTTCCAAGCCAGATTTGATCTCCTGGATAGAACAAGGGAGAATGCTGTTAATCAGAGACCAGGGACCCTTGGAGAAAAACATGACACTTAGCCCTTCTACTGATGAGCAGTGGGACTTGCAGAAGACTGGAAAGTTGGCGTATTTTG gtGACCAAGGAACTCTCAGGGCAAAAGAGGAGGAAGGCCATTTAAATGGTCTCCTAAAGCAGGGTTCATGTGCTACCTTAccaggggaggaaagaaagatctTATCAGATCAAAGAGCCACCTTACAGCATCCAAGTCTCCAAGAAATAGGGATTGTACATAAAAACCTCGACCTTAGAGCATCTAATCAGGATAAGAGCAATCCATGGCATAAGCTGGTAGATACTCCAGGTCACTTGGAAATTCCACCAGGACCAAGATTTTATTCCTGCTTTGTCTGTGGGAAGGTCTTTCAGCTAAAGAGGGACTTGGTAAAGCACAAAAGAAACCACGCTAAGAGCCAGCCCTGTAAATATTCAAAGCACAAAAACAAATCCAGAGGGAACCCTGAACTCAGGTGGAACCGGATGATCCTGTGTAAGAAGAAGCGTTTCCAGTGTGGCAAGTGTGAGAAGAGCTACTATCTCAAATGCAGCCTGATCACTCACCACCAGGTTGTTCACACGGGGCAGCGGCCCTTTCCATGCCCTGAATGTGACAAGACCTTCCAGTGTAAAGCCACATTGAAGAAGCATCTGTGTTTGCACAAAAGGGAGAAACCATTTTCCTGTGAGCAGTGTGGCAAGGGTTTCACTGAGCAATGCAAGCTCACTGAGCACCTCAGGGTGCACACTGGGGAGAAGCCTTTCCAATGTCCAGAGTGTAACAGAAGCTTCCGCCAGCAGAGAAGTTTGAAGGCCCATCTTTGCCAACACAATGAGAAGAAGCCCTTCCATTGTCCAGAATGTGGCAGAAGCTTCTCCCGGAAGGCTGCCATGAAGGCCCACCAGAGGATACACAGTGGAGAGAAGCCATTTTCTTGTGACGAATGTGGTAGGAAATTCACACACAAGACGAAACTCACTGAACATATCAGAGTTCATACGGGAGAGAAGCCCTTCCAGTGTCCCGAGTGTAAGAAAAGTTTCCGCCTAAAGAGGAGCCTAAAAGCCCATCTGTTTCAGCACAGTGGGAAGAAACCCTTCCAGTGTCCAGAGTGTGACAGGAGCTTCTCTTGGAAGAATGCCATGAAGGCCCACCAGCGTTTACATAGTGAGGAGAAGCCATTCTCCTGTGGGGAGTGTGGCAAGAGGTTCACCCGGCCCTCTAAGCTCACTCGCCATAGCAGAGTCCACAATAGGCAAAAGGAATTCTCCTGTGACGAGTGCAAAAAGACCTTTCCTCGGCAGTCGAGGCTCACGGAGCACCTCAAGGTCCACACCAAAGAAAAGCCATTCTCCTGTTCTGAGTGCAGCCGGAGCTTCAGCCGACACTCGCACCTCACTGAGCACATGAGACTTCACAGTGGGGAGGAGCCTTTCCAGTGTCCTGAGTGTGACAAGAGCTTTTTCTGGAAGGCCTCCATGAAATTCCACCAGCGGATACACAGGGGCGAGAAGCCCTTTGCATGTGGCGAGTGTGGTAAGACCTATACTCAGCAGTCTCAGCTCACTGAACATAAGAGAATCCACAGTGGAGAGAAACCCTTCCAGTGTCCTGAGTGCAATAAAAGTTTCCGTCtcaaaggaaatttgaaaagCCACCTGCTCCAGCACAGTGACAAAAAGCCATTCTCCTGTGTTAAATGTGGCAAAAGTTTCACTCAGCAGTACAGGCTCACTGAACACATTCGAGTCCATAGTGGTGAGAAGCCCTTCCAGTGTCCCGAGTGTGACAAGAGCTACTGCATAAGGGGAAGTTTGAAGGTCCACTTGCATACGCATAGTGGAGAGAAGCCCTTCAGGTGCTCTGAATGTGGCAAGGGGTTCCTCCAGAAGAGAAGTTTGAAGACCCATCTGCACCATCACAGAGGGGAGAGgcctttttcttgtgatgaatgTGGAAGGAGCTTTACGTACATGGGGGCACTCAACACCCATGTTGCGGTACATGCCAGGGAAAAGCCCTTCAGTGTCTAG